TCCGATTTAGTTTTAGAAGTTTCTTCTTTTTTAGGAAAATCTTTTTCTTTCAAAGATTCTTGCTGAGTAATTTCAGTATCTTTGCGTAAAGTCTCTTCTGACTTTTTTGTAGTGATCGCCTCGGTCTCACCCGCAACCGCCACTAGTTTTCCATTTCGAAACTCATAATGGATTTTCATATTTAGAGATCGGATTTCGGCTCTGTCTCTCATTGCTTCCGACTTGAATTCGGCAACGTGTCCAAGTTCGTGAGAGATTACGTGTAAAACCGAAGTGGAAGCTGGGGCACTTTCCAACTGTCCATGCCCTATATAATATAGAGACTCATCCTTTGGAATTCCAAGTTGAACCCTATGTTCCCCGCCGCCGATTTTCATCCTAATATTAGTTTCGGCTTATATAGTTCTAAGTTAAGTGCAGTATATAAAATATTTCTAAAATTAGGAAAAATTCTTTGATAAAAAGAAAAATAGGAAATTATAAATACGGATTTTAGTCGGCAGAAGCGATCTTATTTAAAATTTCAGCGATTGCAGCATCCGATAAATTGTGAAACACAAGTCCGTATTTATACTTCTCTTCAATTAAATCTTTTCGGATCACATCCGCTTCAATTGCGGTAGAAAACATAGGAGACATAAACTTAACACGTTCACCCAAAAGGATTTCTTCTCTCGAACTAATCGAGGCGCCGATCATACTCATGTCTTCGAGATTTCCTAATATCTCATTTTTACCTAGAACCATTTTTACTAAATTATTCTTCCGAAAACGTTTATAAAAACGCTTATCTGCAAAAATATCACCTGTAGTTTTTTTTTGTTGTCCTATTTCAGCTCTCATCGCGCCATCCAGAATAACTCAAATCAGATGAAATAAAAGAAAATTTTCACGAAAGTAAAGAATAATAAATCTTTCGATTCTTTTTTAGAGGAATTTTAAACGCAGATTGATTTAAAAAGAAATTTCTTTAGAGAAAAAACGAATCGTTTTCTCGTCCTAAAATAATTTCCATTTTAGAAGAAACTTTCGATTCCTGATGAAAAATTTTAAAAATATCTTCATCCTTATGATCCGGTTCATGATGAGTCAGCACCAATCGTTTAACTTCTAAAATTTCTCCACAACGTACCGCAACTCTACCCGAAGTGTGTCCCCAACCCACTTTTTTTTCGGCTTCTTCAGAACTATACTGAGCGTCTATAATCAACATATCAGTTTTTCCGAAAGTCCTCTTGAGTTCGAAAAATTCTTCAAGATCAGGTTCTTGAACTTCTACATCGGTACAAAACAAGAAACTCTTATCTCGTTCTTCAAATCGAAATCCGGTACAATTTCCTGGATGTCTGAGAAGAAAAGGAGTTACCTTTACGGAACCGATTTCAATACTTTTATTTTTTTCCAAAAGATGAAACGTCTTTTTAGACATCATGCTCGATAAGGAAACCGGAAAATGTTCCTCATTTTGTTGTCTTTCAAATCTTTCTTGAAGATTGGGAATGGTGGAATAAAAATGAATATCTACTCCAGGAAAGTAGGCTGGTTTAAAAAACATCCAACCTTGTATATGATCCCAGTGAGTATGTGTGATCAAAATGTGAACCGTATCTCCCGGCTTAAAACCCTCTGCTAGTAAATCGTTTCCTAATTGTCTAATCCCAGATCCACAATCTATAATATAACGTTCTCCAGACTGAGCTTGTATAAAAACACAGGTTGTATTTCCACCAATGGTTCGGGATAAAGATGGATCTAAGGAATTCAAAAATTCTTCCTCTGAAAAGGTTTTGTCATTCCGTTTGATCTCGGAATGTGCTGCCTTCAGAATCTTAAGAATTTTTTCTCTGTATTCAGATTCACTCAGTGGTGTGGGGAGTGAACCCCTTACGCCGTATAATTTTATTTTCACTGTATTATATTAGACAAACAAAATGTGTAAAATTCCCTGACGAGAAACCATGGTCCAAGATCTCGAACAAAAACTCTGGTCGATTGCAAGTGGTGTTCCCTTCGCTTCTGATTATTTTTTGCAAGCCAGCCCTACAAGGAAACTGAAAAAAGAAAATTTATTCTCAAAAGTAT
The nucleotide sequence above comes from Leptospira kirschneri serovar Cynopteri str. 3522 CT. Encoded proteins:
- a CDS encoding PilZ domain-containing protein, translated to MRAEIGQQKKTTGDIFADKRFYKRFRKNNLVKMVLGKNEILGNLEDMSMIGASISSREEILLGERVKFMSPMFSTAIEADVIRKDLIEEKYKYGLVFHNLSDAAIAEILNKIASAD
- a CDS encoding MBL fold metallo-hydrolase → MKIKLYGVRGSLPTPLSESEYREKILKILKAAHSEIKRNDKTFSEEEFLNSLDPSLSRTIGGNTTCVFIQAQSGERYIIDCGSGIRQLGNDLLAEGFKPGDTVHILITHTHWDHIQGWMFFKPAYFPGVDIHFYSTIPNLQERFERQQNEEHFPVSLSSMMSKKTFHLLEKNKSIEIGSVKVTPFLLRHPGNCTGFRFEERDKSFLFCTDVEVQEPDLEEFFELKRTFGKTDMLIIDAQYSSEEAEKKVGWGHTSGRVAVRCGEILEVKRLVLTHHEPDHKDEDIFKIFHQESKVSSKMEIILGRENDSFFL